In Eulemur rufifrons isolate Redbay chromosome 3, OSU_ERuf_1, whole genome shotgun sequence, a single window of DNA contains:
- the CDH17 gene encoding cadherin-17 isoform X8 yields MSMLQIWMIRPLSMASFFMKLSSSCPRSTMSCTFRSTTKQGQSHLPDKVQWNDPGAQYSLFEKEKRPTFPFSIDQEGYIYVTQPLDREEKDSYVFYALAKDEHGKPLSYPLEIRVKVKDINDNPPTCPSKVTVFEVQENEILGSNIGTLSARDMDEENTVNSILEYRIVAQTPQIPMDGLFLVQTYSGVFQLAKRSLKKQDTPHYNLTVQVSDKDFKTLCAVQINVIDINDQIPIFRKSDYGNLTIPENTKIGSIILTIQATDADEPFTGSSKILYRITQGDSEGRLGVDTDPHTNAGYVTVKKPLDFETAAVSNIIFKAENPEPLVPGVAYNASSFAKFTLIVTNVNEAPVFSQYVFQARVSEDVATGTKVGNVTAKDPEGLDIRYSLRGDTRGWLKIDPVTGEIFSAAPLDREAESVYRVKVVATEVGGSSLSAVSDFHLTLMDVNDNPPRLAKEYTGLFLCHPLSASGSLIFQATDDDWQSFRGPQFTFSLGSESLQKDWEVLKINGTHARLSTKHTNFEEGVYDIPIRINDGGRPPLEGTVSLPVTFCTCVEGRCFRPAARLPGIPAMGTAVGILLTTLLVIGIILAVVFIRMKTNKGKDNVQSARASEVQPLRS; encoded by the exons ATGTCAATGCTACAGATCTGGATGATCCGGCCACTCTCAATGGCCAGCTTTTTTATGAAATTGTCATCCAGCTGCCCAAGATCAACGATGTCATGTACTTTCAGATCAACAACAAAACAGGGGCAATCTCACTTACCCGACAAG GTGCAGTGGAATGATCCGGGTGCACAATATTCCTTATTTGAAAAAGAGAAGCGGCCAACATTCCCATTTTCAATTGACCAGGAAGGATATATTTATGTGACTCAGCCCTTGGACCGGGAAGAAAAGGATTCA TATGTTTTTTATGCGCTTGCAAAGGATGAGCATGGAAAACCACTTTCATACCCTCTGGAAATTCGTGTCAAAGTTAAAGACATTAATGATAACCCGCCTACGTGTCCATCTAAAGTGACTGTATTTGAGGTCCAGGAGAATGAAATACTGG GTAGCAATATCGGGACCCTTTCTGCCCGTGACATGGATGAAGAAAATACTGTCAACAGTATTTTAGAGTACAGAATTGTGGCGCAAACTCCCCAAATTCCCATGGACGGACTCTTCCTGGTCCAAACCTATTCGGGAGTGTTCCAATTAGCTAAAAGGTCCTTGAAAAAGCAAGATACTCCTCACTACAACCTAACGGTACAGGTGTCCGACAAAG atttcaAGACCCTCTGTGCTGTGCAAATCAACGTTATTGATATCAATGATCAGATCCCCATCTTTAGAAAATCAGAT TATGGAAACCTGACCATCCCTGAAAACACAAAGATCGGGTCCATCATCTTAACCATCCAGGCCACTGATGCTGATGAGCCGTTCACGGGGAGCTCTAAAATCCTGTACCGAATCACACAGGGGGATAGTGAGGGACGACTCGGGGTCGACACAGATCCCCACACCAACGCTGGATATGTCACAGTCAAAAAG CCTCTTGACTTTGAAACAGCAGCTGTTTCCAACATTATATTCAAAGCAGAAAATCCTGAGCCTCTGGTTCCTGGTGTAGCATACAACGCGAGCTCTTTTGCCAAGTTCACGCTTATTGTGACAAATGTGAATGAAGCACCCGTATTTTCCCAATACGTATTCCAAGCAAGAGTGAGTGAGGATGTGGCCACAGGCACAAAAGTGGGCAACGTAACTgccaaggatccagaaggcctgGACATCAG GTATTCACTGAGAGGCGACACGAGAGGTTGGCTTAAAATTGACCCTGTCACTGGCGAGATCTTTAGTGCGGCTCCGCTGGACAGGGAAGCTGAAAGTGTGTATCGGGTAAAAGTGGTGGCCACTGAAGTAG GCGGGTCCTCCTTGAGCGCCGTGTCGGATTTCCACCTGACGCTCATGGATGTGAACGACAACCCCCCGCGGCTAGCCAAGGAGTACACGGGCTTGTTCTTGTGCCACCCCCTCAGCGCATCCGGAAGTCTCATTTTCCAGGCCACTGATGATGACTGGCAGTCATTTCGGGGTCCCCAGTTTACATTTTCCCTCGGCAGTGAAAGCTTACAGAAGGACTGGGAAGTTCTCAAAATCAATG GCACTCATGCCAGACTCTCCACCAAGCACACAAACTTTGAGGAGGGAGTTTATGACATCCCGATCCGCATCAATGATGGGGGTCGGCCACCCTTGGAAGGCACTGTCTCTTTACCAG TTACTTTCTGCACATGTGTGGAGGGCAGGTGTTTCCGGCCAGCAGCTCGCCTGCCTGGGATACCCGCTATGGGCACGGCAGTTGGCATACTGCTGACCACCCTTCTGGTCATTG gtataattttaGCAGTTGTGTTTATCCGCATGAAGACAAATAAAGGCAAAGATAATGTTCAAAGTGCTCGGGCATCTGAAGTCCAACCTCTGAGAAGCtga
- the CDH17 gene encoding cadherin-17 isoform X2 translates to MKLSIFEGQEPSQIIFQFKVNSPAVSFELTGETDNTFKIEPDGLLYLIKPLDRETRSIYNLQVAALDAHGAIVEGPVPVTIEVKDINDNRPTFLQPKYEGSVRQNSRPGKPFMYVNATDLDDPATLNGQLFYEIVIQLPKINDVMYFQINNKTGAISLTRQGSQELDPTKNPSYSLVVSVKDMGGQTENSFSDSTSVDITVMENIWKAPQPVEIVENSTDPHPIRITQVQWNDPGAQYSLFEKEKRPTFPFSIDQEGYIYVTQPLDREEKDSYVFYALAKDEHGKPLSYPLEIRVKVKDINDNPPTCPSKVTVFEVQENEILGSNIGTLSARDMDEENTVNSILEYRIVAQTPQIPMDGLFLVQTYSGVFQLAKRSLKKQDTPHYNLTVQVSDKDFKTLCAVQINVIDINDQIPIFRKSDYGNLTIPENTKIGSIILTIQATDADEPFTGSSKILYRITQGDSEGRLGVDTDPHTNAGYVTVKKPLDFETAAVSNIIFKAENPEPLVPGVAYNASSFAKFTLIVTNVNEAPVFSQYVFQARVSEDVATGTKVGNVTAKDPEGLDIRYSLRGDTRGWLKIDPVTGEIFSAAPLDREAESVYRVKVVATEVGGSSLSAVSDFHLTLMDVNDNPPRLAKEYTGLFLCHPLSASGSLIFQATDDDWQSFRGPQFTFSLGSESLQKDWEVLKINGTHARLSTKHTNFEEGVYDIPIRINDGGRPPLEGTVSLPVTFCTCVEGRCFRPAARLPGIPAMGTAVGILLTTLLVIGIILAVVFIRMKTNKGKDNVQSARASEVQPLRS, encoded by the exons GTTGCGGCCCTGGATGCTCACGGAGCTATAGTTGAGGGCCCCGTCCCGGTCACCATAGAAGTGAAGGACATCAACGACAATCGGCCCACGTTTCTCCAGCCAAAGTACGAAGGCTCAGTAAGGCAGAACTCTCGTCCAG GAAAGCCCTTCATGTATGTCAATGCTACAGATCTGGATGATCCGGCCACTCTCAATGGCCAGCTTTTTTATGAAATTGTCATCCAGCTGCCCAAGATCAACGATGTCATGTACTTTCAGATCAACAACAAAACAGGGGCAATCTCACTTACCCGACAAG GGTCTCAGGAATTGGATCCTACTAAGAACCCTTCCTACAGTCTGGTGGTCTCAGTGAAGGACATGGGAGGCCAGACTGAGAATTCCTTCAGTGATTCCACGTCAGTGGATATTACGGTGATGGAGAATATTTGGAAAGCACCACAACCTGTGGAGATAGTAGAAAACTCCACGGACCCTCACCCCATCAGAATCACTCAG GTGCAGTGGAATGATCCGGGTGCACAATATTCCTTATTTGAAAAAGAGAAGCGGCCAACATTCCCATTTTCAATTGACCAGGAAGGATATATTTATGTGACTCAGCCCTTGGACCGGGAAGAAAAGGATTCA TATGTTTTTTATGCGCTTGCAAAGGATGAGCATGGAAAACCACTTTCATACCCTCTGGAAATTCGTGTCAAAGTTAAAGACATTAATGATAACCCGCCTACGTGTCCATCTAAAGTGACTGTATTTGAGGTCCAGGAGAATGAAATACTGG GTAGCAATATCGGGACCCTTTCTGCCCGTGACATGGATGAAGAAAATACTGTCAACAGTATTTTAGAGTACAGAATTGTGGCGCAAACTCCCCAAATTCCCATGGACGGACTCTTCCTGGTCCAAACCTATTCGGGAGTGTTCCAATTAGCTAAAAGGTCCTTGAAAAAGCAAGATACTCCTCACTACAACCTAACGGTACAGGTGTCCGACAAAG atttcaAGACCCTCTGTGCTGTGCAAATCAACGTTATTGATATCAATGATCAGATCCCCATCTTTAGAAAATCAGAT TATGGAAACCTGACCATCCCTGAAAACACAAAGATCGGGTCCATCATCTTAACCATCCAGGCCACTGATGCTGATGAGCCGTTCACGGGGAGCTCTAAAATCCTGTACCGAATCACACAGGGGGATAGTGAGGGACGACTCGGGGTCGACACAGATCCCCACACCAACGCTGGATATGTCACAGTCAAAAAG CCTCTTGACTTTGAAACAGCAGCTGTTTCCAACATTATATTCAAAGCAGAAAATCCTGAGCCTCTGGTTCCTGGTGTAGCATACAACGCGAGCTCTTTTGCCAAGTTCACGCTTATTGTGACAAATGTGAATGAAGCACCCGTATTTTCCCAATACGTATTCCAAGCAAGAGTGAGTGAGGATGTGGCCACAGGCACAAAAGTGGGCAACGTAACTgccaaggatccagaaggcctgGACATCAG GTATTCACTGAGAGGCGACACGAGAGGTTGGCTTAAAATTGACCCTGTCACTGGCGAGATCTTTAGTGCGGCTCCGCTGGACAGGGAAGCTGAAAGTGTGTATCGGGTAAAAGTGGTGGCCACTGAAGTAG GCGGGTCCTCCTTGAGCGCCGTGTCGGATTTCCACCTGACGCTCATGGATGTGAACGACAACCCCCCGCGGCTAGCCAAGGAGTACACGGGCTTGTTCTTGTGCCACCCCCTCAGCGCATCCGGAAGTCTCATTTTCCAGGCCACTGATGATGACTGGCAGTCATTTCGGGGTCCCCAGTTTACATTTTCCCTCGGCAGTGAAAGCTTACAGAAGGACTGGGAAGTTCTCAAAATCAATG GCACTCATGCCAGACTCTCCACCAAGCACACAAACTTTGAGGAGGGAGTTTATGACATCCCGATCCGCATCAATGATGGGGGTCGGCCACCCTTGGAAGGCACTGTCTCTTTACCAG TTACTTTCTGCACATGTGTGGAGGGCAGGTGTTTCCGGCCAGCAGCTCGCCTGCCTGGGATACCCGCTATGGGCACGGCAGTTGGCATACTGCTGACCACCCTTCTGGTCATTG gtataattttaGCAGTTGTGTTTATCCGCATGAAGACAAATAAAGGCAAAGATAATGTTCAAAGTGCTCGGGCATCTGAAGTCCAACCTCTGAGAAGCtga
- the CDH17 gene encoding cadherin-17 isoform X9 — MDEENTVNSILEYRIVAQTPQIPMDGLFLVQTYSGVFQLAKRSLKKQDTPHYNLTVQVSDKDFKTLCAVQINVIDINDQIPIFRKSDYGNLTIPENTKIGSIILTIQATDADEPFTGSSKILYRITQGDSEGRLGVDTDPHTNAGYVTVKKPLDFETAAVSNIIFKAENPEPLVPGVAYNASSFAKFTLIVTNVNEAPVFSQYVFQARVSEDVATGTKVGNVTAKDPEGLDIRYSLRGDTRGWLKIDPVTGEIFSAAPLDREAESVYRVKVVATEVGGSSLSAVSDFHLTLMDVNDNPPRLAKEYTGLFLCHPLSASGSLIFQATDDDWQSFRGPQFTFSLGSESLQKDWEVLKINGTHARLSTKHTNFEEGVYDIPIRINDGGRPPLEGTVSLPVTFCTCVEGRCFRPAARLPGIPAMGTAVGILLTTLLVIGIILAVVFIRMKTNKGKDNVQSARASEVQPLRS; from the exons ATGGATGAAGAAAATACTGTCAACAGTATTTTAGAGTACAGAATTGTGGCGCAAACTCCCCAAATTCCCATGGACGGACTCTTCCTGGTCCAAACCTATTCGGGAGTGTTCCAATTAGCTAAAAGGTCCTTGAAAAAGCAAGATACTCCTCACTACAACCTAACGGTACAGGTGTCCGACAAAG atttcaAGACCCTCTGTGCTGTGCAAATCAACGTTATTGATATCAATGATCAGATCCCCATCTTTAGAAAATCAGAT TATGGAAACCTGACCATCCCTGAAAACACAAAGATCGGGTCCATCATCTTAACCATCCAGGCCACTGATGCTGATGAGCCGTTCACGGGGAGCTCTAAAATCCTGTACCGAATCACACAGGGGGATAGTGAGGGACGACTCGGGGTCGACACAGATCCCCACACCAACGCTGGATATGTCACAGTCAAAAAG CCTCTTGACTTTGAAACAGCAGCTGTTTCCAACATTATATTCAAAGCAGAAAATCCTGAGCCTCTGGTTCCTGGTGTAGCATACAACGCGAGCTCTTTTGCCAAGTTCACGCTTATTGTGACAAATGTGAATGAAGCACCCGTATTTTCCCAATACGTATTCCAAGCAAGAGTGAGTGAGGATGTGGCCACAGGCACAAAAGTGGGCAACGTAACTgccaaggatccagaaggcctgGACATCAG GTATTCACTGAGAGGCGACACGAGAGGTTGGCTTAAAATTGACCCTGTCACTGGCGAGATCTTTAGTGCGGCTCCGCTGGACAGGGAAGCTGAAAGTGTGTATCGGGTAAAAGTGGTGGCCACTGAAGTAG GCGGGTCCTCCTTGAGCGCCGTGTCGGATTTCCACCTGACGCTCATGGATGTGAACGACAACCCCCCGCGGCTAGCCAAGGAGTACACGGGCTTGTTCTTGTGCCACCCCCTCAGCGCATCCGGAAGTCTCATTTTCCAGGCCACTGATGATGACTGGCAGTCATTTCGGGGTCCCCAGTTTACATTTTCCCTCGGCAGTGAAAGCTTACAGAAGGACTGGGAAGTTCTCAAAATCAATG GCACTCATGCCAGACTCTCCACCAAGCACACAAACTTTGAGGAGGGAGTTTATGACATCCCGATCCGCATCAATGATGGGGGTCGGCCACCCTTGGAAGGCACTGTCTCTTTACCAG TTACTTTCTGCACATGTGTGGAGGGCAGGTGTTTCCGGCCAGCAGCTCGCCTGCCTGGGATACCCGCTATGGGCACGGCAGTTGGCATACTGCTGACCACCCTTCTGGTCATTG gtataattttaGCAGTTGTGTTTATCCGCATGAAGACAAATAAAGGCAAAGATAATGTTCAAAGTGCTCGGGCATCTGAAGTCCAACCTCTGAGAAGCtga